In one window of Arachis ipaensis cultivar K30076 chromosome B06, Araip1.1, whole genome shotgun sequence DNA:
- the LOC107646254 gene encoding uncharacterized protein LOC107646254 produces the protein MTLTPYRGIGDPKVHIIKFESMMFLNSDSDPILCRSFPTFLDGTALLWFSNLPAGSISSFDEFAKLFINHFSASKIYVRDSDYLSTIKQGQHESLKDYMTRFTIAAMKIPDLNPEVQLHAIKSGLWPGKFQEVIAVAKLKTLEEFREKVTGQIEVEELREARKVERSARTYQDQKYVDESKHCAFHQKFGHITDECVVAKDLLERLARQNLLDKYVTSRGQKEAAGDLDKPRYNSESKDKDPWHGHVEVPTFKRVINHISGGFVGGGATSTTRKRSYRAMMTMNRSHPSSSTPFSASQITFSASDLRTSYPNMDDPVVISVDIGELTVKKVLLVSGSSADVLFYSTFKKMQLSDKSLQPSPRELVGFSGERVPVSSYV, from the exons ATGACGCTAACACCGTACAGGGGGATCGGAGATCCTAAAGTCCACATTATAAAATTTGAATCCATGATGTTTCTTAACAGTGACTCCGATCCTATCTTGTGCCGGTCATTCCCAACTTTTTTAGATGGAACCGCACTGTTATGGTTCTCTAACCTACCTGCAGGTTCCATCTCTAGCTTTGATGAATTTGCTAAACTGTTCATTAACCATTTTTCAGCTTCCAAGATTTATGTAAGGGATTCAGATTACCTTAGCACAATCAAGCAAGGACAACATGAGAGCCTGAAGGATTACATGACGCGTTTTACGATAGCTGCCATGAAAATCCCTGACCTTAATCCAGAAGTACAATTGCATGCCATAAAGAGCGGACTTTGGCCTGGGAAGTTCCAAGAAGTAATAGCGGTGGCAAAACTAAAGACATTAGAGGAATTCCGAGAAAAAGTGACAGGACAAATTGAAGTTGAAGAACTACGGGAAGCTCGGAAAGTTGAAAGATC GGCAAGAACATATCAGGATCAGAAGTATGTAGACGAAAGTAAACACTGTGCTTTTCATCAGAAGTTCGGTCATATCACCGACGAATGTGTAGTGGCCAAGGACTTGCTAGAAAGATTGGCAAGACAAAACCTACTAGACAAATACGTCACTTCCCGAGGACAGAAAGAAGCAGCAGGAGATTTGGACAAGCCGAGATATAACTCGGAGAGCAAAGACAAAGATCCATGGCACGGACATGTTGAAGTCCCTACCTTCAAAAGGGTAATAAACCATATTTCAGGTGGTTTTGTAGGCGGAGGAGCGACTTCCACCACCAGGAAGAGAAGCTACCGAGCTATGATGACGATGAACAGATCTCATCCCAGCAGTTCTACCCCATTTTCAGCTTCTCAAATCACCTTCAGTGCATCCGACCTAAGGACATCGTATCCAAATATGGACGATCCCGTGGTGATATCAGTGGATATAGGGGAACTAACAGTGAAAAAAGTCCTCCTTGTCTCCGGAAGCAGCGCTGATGTCTTGTTCTACTCGACGTTCAAAAAAATGCAACTCAGCGACAAATCATTGCAACCCTCACCTAGAGAACTGGTAGGGTTCTCCGGGGAGAGGGTGCCAGTATCAAGTTATGTCTAG